The genomic region ctctctctctctttcttctgttgATAGTGTTTCCTCCTTTCTGTGGTCTCATGAGGCATGAACAGGAGTGCCTACCATTCACATGACAGTGGATTAAACCTGGATATGTGTGcgtccaaaatagcaccctattccctatatagtgcacttcttttgacgagagtcctatgggccttggtcgaaagtagtgcactatatagggaatatgtgccatttgggacacaatttATGTGCTGAATACGTGGCTTTATTATGTGCACAGAACTGCATGCTGGGATTGGACCAGGATCAAGTATGGATTGGCTCCCAGGATTCCATCATTTACATAATTGACACTCGCAGCATGTCCTGCAATAAGCAGCTGACAGAYCACAGGCATGAGGTTATGGACTTTGCCCTGGAGGAGAGTGACAAGATGAGGTAAAATGTTACACATATAGTTCTGTATGTCTGTGTACcacagggcaccctattccctatatactgtagggcACTCTTTCATGCTACAGTCACTTCACCCTCACAAACTGTTAACCCATGTGTGATGCTCAGGATTCTATGTTGAAGGAAGGATCATGTGTTAGAACTGCCTGTTCAAATGACCAATGCACCTATTGCAGAAAGTAGTTCTAACTGTCCTCACCCCAGTATCATTTTGCAAGGCTCTTAGAACATGGAGTGTTCAGTATTCTGATGTCTATTTCCAACcagcagatggcagcagtgtacttAAACTACACTTTACTTTGCCCTCAGTGAATCATCAGTAGTTAGACCACAATCAGGCTTCTACATGGTGCTTGTTTTAATCcaactgtcctctcctccctcccagccAGACATACTCCTGTAGTGCCGATGGAACAGTCATTCTGTGGGACCTCTCAACGCTAAAAGTGAAAAAGCAGTTTCAACTGGCCTGTGATTGGCTTATGTCCATTCAGCTCTTCAATGGAACACTGTGGTGCTGTAAGTAAACTCACTCAGTCATAGTTGTACTCTAACtctatattattattagattCTTTATATACTCCTATGTATTGTATACCCTGCCAATGATCAATTAACAAAGTGTGTCAACTGACCACAAGATAACATGCTAACAACAGCAAGCATCTGGACATaaacttttgtttgttttgttcccaTCTATTGTAATGTTGACTAGGTGCCAGAGACGGCATCATTGAACTGAGGAAGGACGGAACCCCACATCGTAAGATGACACTTCCTGAGGATCTACGGAGCATGCCCACTGAGTTCAGCAGCCTCATCCTCTTCGTAGAGGTAGTAGGCCCATGTTCCCTTCATCTTAGAGATTTCACTGAACCAAGATCTTTATCTCATGCTAGACTTTCACCTTGGAGATTTCACTGAACCAAGATCTTTATCTCATGCTAGGCCTTCACCGTGGTCTCCAAGTGGCCTCAATAATCAAGCCAGACACTATGTATTTTTGCAGCCTTCCAACAGTCAGTTTGRTTGTAATGGGTGTCATGAGCTGATGGCTAAACCAGTCCACTGTGTGTTTCTTTCAGAGGGGCCAGTTGTGGACGAGCTGTTCTGATTCTGACGAGCTCTGTCTCTGGCACTGTAAAGACCTGACCAAGCCTTTCCTGAGGGTGCAGCTGCAGAACTGTACAGGGGTCAACTGTATGATCAAGGTTAAGAATCAGGTGAGAAAATAATGGTCTCAGTTGGATGTTCCCACCTGCTGTTCTTTGCATGTTTTGCTGGTAACACTTTATTGGAAGGGTACCAACATAATAACCTCTTTAACACGTTACtattaacacatacaaaacacattcATAGGATTCTGTCAACAACAGTCTTTCTCAGGTGTTGCAATTTCTACAAAAGCTTGTAAAGTAGCAGTTAAAATAGTACAGTACTTAGAAATGATACCATACATTCCACCCTCCCATCATTATTTTATCTTCTTTCTCATAGTAACGATCAGAGTGTCCAGAGCGAACGCTGATTTCTATTTCGGTAGTAAATGTCACAGTACAACTGCAAATCCTCAACAAGCATTGtttgtctcctccccctccctcgtcCAGATCTGGGTTGGCTGCAGCGGGCCGAGCCCTGACCAATGCAGGGTGAGTGGGAAGATCTACATAGTGGACACAGAGAGCCACAGTGTAGAGAAAGAGCTGATggcccacacagacagtgtccagGCACTGTGCTCTGCAGAGGGCCGCTATGTACTCAGCGGCTCCGCCTGCCAGGATGGCAAAATCGCCATTTGGAAGGTTGAGTAGAGGACGAGTAGCCTGGTCCAGTATCTGTCCAGTATCTGTTTGTGTGGTTTTGCCAACTCTTTTAAGTGAATAAAATGTTTGGCACAACAATGACAGGAGTTTCCTAAACAGCAGAAACTACCTTGTTCAAAAATCCTGGTGAGGACcctgctattccctatatagtacactacttttgaccagggccctatagagaatagggtgccattagggacgtgGCCAGTGAGGCTCAGGGATGATCATGAAGAACCCTGTCATCCTCTMTTCTCTTTAAGTTGGGGTCTGCCTGTATATactggatgatgatgatgtaatAGCATTTCTCTGACTGTTTCACAAcgttttgatttatttcactAACAATATTCTGGATACACTAAATGTCTTCTTTCAGATTCATATTTCTGCCTCACCCTTGTCTTAGCTGTCACATACAATAATAAAATGATTGTACAGTTCATAAGTAAAATGATTgtacagattattttttttattctgttatgctgattaatgcggacccaaaagcgacttaaagaaacagagtctttattccagcaaaaacacgacagggcggaacaaggacacaggacagcaaacatcaaacaagaatccgacaaggacaggagcggaaaacagaggagaaatagggactctaatcagagggcaaaataggggacaggtggtgaaagagtaaatgaggtcgttaggagaatgagaaacagctgggagcaggaagcggaacgatagagagagagagcgggagagggagagaggagggaggagagagagagagagaaaagagggaaagaacctaataagaccagcagagggaagcacaggacaagacatgaaataaatgacaaaacatgacagtacccccactcaccgagcgccctcctggcgcactcgtaggagaaccctggcggcaacgaggaaatcatcaatcaacgaacggtccagcacgtcccgagaatGGAACCCCAACTCCTCCCTCAGGACCGTAACTCCTCCAATCCACTAAAGTACTGGTGACACGTCCCCGGAaacgcatatccatgatcttccgtaccttgtaaataggtgcgcccctcgacaaggacgggggggggaggaagacgaaccacggggcgcgaagaaaaagcttgacacaggagacatggaagacagggtggacgcgacgaagatgtcgcggaagaagcagtcgcacagcgacaagGATTGACGACCTAGAGAGACacaacggaccaatgaaccggagtcaacttgcgagaagtcgtcgtaaggggaaggttgcgagtggaaagccacactctctgacgcgacaatacctaggactccttTTTCCTACGTTTATTggtctcacagtctgcgccctgtaacggcaagtgcagacctgaccctcctccagagtgcgctcacaacgttggacaaagctCTGAGCGacgggaacgctggactcggcgagctgggacgagaacagaggaggctggtacccaaggactactctgaaacggagatagcccggtagcagacgaaagGAAGCGAGTATGAGCGtcactcagcccaggggagctgttctgcccaagacgcagggtttcgaaacgaaaggctgcgtatatgcgaccaatcgactgattggccctttctgcttgaccgttagattggggatgaacccggaagagagactgacggaagcaccgatcaaacagaaatacaccatccaaactgtgacgtgaattgcggacctctgtctgaaacggcgtctaacgggaggcccatgaattctgaacacactctcaatgatgatctgtgccgtctccttagcggaagcgaagcttagcgaggggaatgaaatgtgccgccttagagaaacctatcgataaccgtaagaatcacagtcttccccgcagacgaaggcagccgtaaataaagtctaaggcgatgtgagaccatggtcgagaaggaatgggaagcggtctgagacgaccggcaggaggagagttacctgacttagtctgcgcgcagtccgaacaagcagccacgaaacggcgcggtCACGCtccctgagtaggccaccaaaaaccgctggcgaatagaagcaagcgtaccccgaacgcggtggccagctaacttgcagagtgagcccactgaagaacagccagacggagtagagacaggaacgaacagaaggttactaggacaagcgcgccggcgacgcagtgtgggtgagtgcttgctttacctgtctctcaattccccagacagtcaacccgcaacacgcccttcagggagaatcccctcggggtcggtagagccaagaagaactaaagagacgagataaggcatcagcgttgtgttcttatttccgggcgataggaaatcacgaactcgaaacgagcgaaaaaacaacgcccaacgagcttgacgtgcattaagtcgttgtgcgccgaacggatgtactcaaggttcttatggtcagtccaaacgacaaaaggacggtcgccccctccaaccactgtcgccattcgcctatggctaagcggatggcgagcagttcgcgttaCCCACAATCATAGTTGCGTTCGCGATGGCGACAGCGAtgaaaaagtaagcgcaaggatggaccttatcgtcaggatggaagcgctgggacagaatggcttcccacgccacctctgaagcgtcaacctcgacaatggaattgttttagtgacgtcaggagtaacaaggataggggcgatgtaaaacgcttcttgaggagatcaaaagctccctgggcggaaccgacCACTTAAAGCAAAGActttgacagaagtcagagctgtgagaggggcagccacttgaccgaaattacgataTGAAACGCCCGATAGAAATTACgaaaaccgagaaagcgctgcaacctcgacacgtgacttaggaacggccAATCCGCTGACAGccggaccttagcgggatccatctgaatgccttcagcggaaataacagaacgagaaatgtgacagagaggaacatgaaaggcgcacttctcagccttcacgtagagacaattctctaaaaggcgctggagtacacgtcgaacgtgctgaacatgaatctcgaagTGACgtgtgaaaaaatcaggatatcgtcaaggtaacgaaaacaaaatgttcagcatgtctctcagtacatcattaactaatgcctgaaagacagctggagcattttgCGGAACCGAACGgcaaaacccggtattcaaaatgccctaacggatgttaaacgctgtcttccactcgtcccccctctgatgcgtacgagatggtaagcgttacgaaggtccaacttagtaaagaacctggctccctgcaaaatctcgaagctgacgacataaggggaagcggataacgttCTTAACCGTtagtcattcagccctcgataatcacgCAAGGGGCGCaggtaccgtccttcttcttaacaaagaaaaacccgccCGGCGGAGAGAAAAAGGACCACCAcaggtaccggcgtcgagagaaacagacagataatctcgagaggccttacgttcgggagccgaccaGAGAGTATAGTCTATCCCCAGCCcagggagtggtccccggaaggagatcaatacaacaatcatacgaccaggtgaggaggaagggagttggctctggaaCCGACTGAAGGACCGGTGCGCAGATCATTGATATTCCTCCGCACTTCCTgttcaaatcaccaggttcctcctgagttaGAGGGACCAGAAGAAACAGGAgcggatagcagacattaaacacttcacatgacaagaaacgtctCCAGGATAGATAGAATTACTAtagtccaattaatagaaggattatgacatacagccagggatgaccaaaacaacagtgtaaaaaggtgaacgaaaaatcaaaaatgaaatagtctcactgtgaattaccagatactgtgaggttaaaggtagtgtcttcacatctgatactgggagaggactaccatctaaggcgaaccaTGGGCGTTGGGATTTCTcttaactgtctgagaggaatgtcatgtttccgagcccatgcttacGTATAAACCAAACCCTCAGCCCCGAGCTCTAATCAAGGCACTCAGGAAGCAGCCGAACGGTTCCCAGCGTAGATTGGACCGACAGCAGCAGGAGTTCAGCAGGATTCTTGTGGAGAGACTTGAGTCAGTTAAGCGGCTCTACCAGTAGCCCCTCCGCTTACTGATTGAGCCTCTGGCCTTTTACTgcgacatgacatgacaaaatgtcagcagaaccgcaatagagg from Salvelinus sp. IW2-2015 unplaced genomic scaffold, ASM291031v2 Un_scaffold16399, whole genome shotgun sequence harbors:
- the LOC112080644 gene encoding DENN domain-containing protein 3-like, with the protein product MCHLGHNLCAEYVALLCAQNCMLGLDQDQVWIGSQDSIIYIIDTRSMSCNKQLTDHRHEVMDFALEESDKMSQTYSCSADGTVILWDLSTLKVKKQFQLACDWLMSIQLFNGTLWCCARDGIIELRKDGTPHRKMTLPEDLRSMPTEFSSLILFVERGQLWTSCSDSDELCLWHCKDLTKPFLRVQLQNCTGVNCMIKVKNQIWVGCSGPSPDQCRVSGKIYIVDTESHSVEKELMAHTDSVQALCSAEGRYVLSGSACQDGKIAIWKVE